AGTTGAAATTATTTTTTGGCCGAATGAAGAATTACGGATTGGCAGGTATTGAAGCTTATTATCCCGGCCATTCCATATTGTTCACCCGTTTGCTTAAGGAGTTCGCAAGCAGATATGAACTTGTTCTTACAGGTGGAACTGACTATCATGGTCGGAAGCAGGATGCTGTTCCACTTGGCGGGAAACAGGATGGATTTCATATAACAGTTGAAATGGTTAAAGATTTTCTGGCTCTGTGCATTAGCGAAAACAGGAGGTAGCATGTGGCTAAGTTGAGCGAACTGATAGAAAAGGTCGACAGTGAAGTGAAAAGCGGGAACAGGAAAAGAGCTTTGCTGATGCTGGATAAGCTGCTTGAGAAAATTCCGGATAACAAGTCACTACTTGCCCGTAAGGCGAAGTACGGAAAAGAATACGAATTCGAAAGAAGAATAACAGCTCTTCAGGAGAAGTACGGCTCAGAATAGAATAATGCGGATAGCTGCAGCAGCTTCTTTGTTTCTTATTCTCTTTATTTCCCCATCATGCGGACTTCATACAGTTACAAGAGACAGTCTTCAAAGTCAAAGTGAGATCTACGCCAGCAGAATTTCATTTGGGTGGGGGAATCTGGACTGCTTTCAGCTTCGCGGAAATGCAAGACTTCAGGGAAGCAATCTTGTAGCCAGGGGACCTTTCGTACTCTGGGGAAGTACTTTGGACAATCTGCTCAGGGGTGATTTCTATGGACCTGACGGCAGCCCCGTTCTTTCTATGAATGGTGATTCGACAGGGATTCTGATCTATATGCCACAGGACGATTACGCAGTATTCATGCCTGGTGGACTTCAAACCGGATCAGGGACTATAACAACAGAAGATCTTATTTATCTGATCAGAACAGGCTTTCCATTACTTCTGGAAGCATGGATGATTGCTGATGGAGCCAAGGTCGATAATGGCATCATCGAATGGTTTTTCACTGTTCCTGATTCAATGGAATACATGCATCTCTCAATGTATAGTGGAGATATGTTTCCATCAATCTGTATCTGGGATTCAGGCAGATTCGAGATAACAGCATCTTCTCCACATGATGAGTACAGGGCATGGCCATGGAAATGGATTCTGTCTATTAACTCTAATTCTGTAAGCATTGAGTTAACGAGTATTAATTCATCAGCAATACCCTGGGAGGGTATCTGGGAAATGATCGTTCCAATTCCTGTTGATACGCTTTGTTCGAGTGCTTGCTGGCAGCCCGGCTGGAACATTCCGCAAAGGTAACGTTAAAGGTTACGTTAACTGAAAATCAGGCTCATGCCGATTTATTCTCCAAATATAACTATATCCGTTTTAGCATGGAGTTGACGCAGAGCTGAATGTTTACTATTCAACCTGTTACGAGTTAGTTTACGGGAGGTGAAATGAGTACTTCTGGTTTGTTAAGCGGTTTATTCGGAAGAAAGCCGGGAACACTGCTCTCAACTGCCATGGCGATTGATCTCGGAACAGCCAATACCCTTATTTATCTTCAGGGAAAAGGCATCGTTCTTGATCAGCCCAGTGTTGTAGCAGTTGACAGGGAAACAGGTGAAGTGGTTGCAGTTGGCGACGACGCGAAAGCAATGCTTGGCCGAACCGGATCTACACTTGATGCTGTCAGACCACTCAAGGACGGGGTAATAACAAATGCCACCGCGACAATGGCTATGCTCAGAGAGTTCTTCAGTATGGCTCAAACAAGAAGATTCTCAATGCGTCCCAGAGTACTTGTCTGTGTTCCAAGCGGTATAACTGAGGTTGAGATATCTGCCGTCAGAACTGCGCTTGAGAGAGCAGGCGCGCGGGAAGTACTCCTAGTTTCAGAACCTTTAGCATCTGCCATCGGTGTAGGAATATCCGTTGAAGGAGCTGCCGGTAATATGGTTGTTGACATAGGGGGGGGAACTACTGAAGTAGCCGTAATCAGTCTTTCAACTATCGCTGCGAATAATTCCATCAGAATTGGTGGAGATGAAATTGACGAAGCTATTGCCGGATATCTCAAGAAGCGATACAGTCTTTTAATAGGAGAGAGAACCGCTGAGAAAGTTAAACTCAACATGGGTACCGTACTCAAAAGTGACGACCGTGAATATGAGGTAAGTGGTCTTGATTTTGTAAATGGTATTCCGGAGACCTATTCCGTCAGTTCCGAAGATATCAGAAATTCCCTGAAGGAAGTTATTGGCACCATTGTTGAGGCTGTGCGGCATGGTCTCGAGAAGACACCGCCTGAACTTGCCAGTGATATCGTTGACCGTGGTATCGTCATGACCGGGGGTGGTGCGCTGCTTCGAGGTCTGGACAGGCTTCTTATGAGTGAGACCGGTTTGCCGATTCGGGTCGCTGATAATCCTCTGTCCTGTACTGTTCTTGGAGCGGGATTGATTCTTGAAGATATTTACCGGTATCGAAACCTTCTTCTTCAGTAGTATTTCAATATGAGCCTTGCTAAAAAAACCC
The genomic region above belongs to Candidatus Aegiribacteria sp. and contains:
- a CDS encoding rod shape-determining protein: MAIDLGTANTLIYLQGKGIVLDQPSVVAVDRETGEVVAVGDDAKAMLGRTGSTLDAVRPLKDGVITNATATMAMLREFFSMAQTRRFSMRPRVLVCVPSGITEVEISAVRTALERAGAREVLLVSEPLASAIGVGISVEGAAGNMVVDIGGGTTEVAVISLSTIAANNSIRIGGDEIDEAIAGYLKKRYSLLIGERTAEKVKLNMGTVLKSDDREYEVSGLDFVNGIPETYSVSSEDIRNSLKEVIGTIVEAVRHGLEKTPPELASDIVDRGIVMTGGGALLRGLDRLLMSETGLPIRVADNPLSCTVLGAGLILEDIYRYRNLLLQ